GAACTAATGTTCCAGTGTAAGACATGTACCATCAGATTGGCTATACTAACTCTCAGGAATTGTAGGGTGTGGACCCCTCCGACGATCTAACTGATGATGATATTCGAACGGCTATTCAAAATGCTTCTGGTGCAAAAAATGCTCTATTTGTGCCTGAGGTGAGTATAATGATGATTACATGCTGTAGTTTTGCATTTTCCCTAGTATAACGCCGATGCCTTTGGTTCTACTCAGCATTGCCTGATATGTTTTTGAATTATTGTTAGGTCCCATTTGAAATTTTAGTAAGAAGACAAATTGCTCGATTGCTAGACCCAAGCTGTCAGTGTCTGCGTTTTGTTTACGATGAACTAGTTAAGGTGAGATATGATTTATGCACCTGTGGTGCTTATGGAATTCTTATAGTATGTCCATGAATCCTGAGGTGTAAGTATAATCAGGAAGATATAATTTCCCCTGCAGATAAGCCACGATTGCGCGGTTATTGAGTTGCAAAGGTTTCCAGTTTTGAGAAAGCATATGGATGAAATCATGATCAACTTTTTGCGGGAAGGTGTAAAGCCTGCTCAGAGAATGATAGAAAATCTTATTGAGATGGAGGTATGTCTTTGTTAACCTtgttaaattaaaactaaagtttattcactaaaaatttaaatcaaGGCTGACATGTATGTACAGCTTTTGTTAAAATGATTTCATGGACTCTCAAAATAGTGTTAAAATACCGGAATATTCTAAAATCTAATCAAATTGAGTTGGCAATAGTAActggtaaaacaaaaaaaggcaCCTTCCTCAACCCTTTGAAAAAATTGTGATTCTAACATTTTGGCAGTACAGTAAATTTTCAACTCTGCAGTGTATGGTATCCTATATTTTTCTCAACCCTTAATTTCGCTTTTGGGTGGTTCTTACTACCAATGGTGTGTTCAATTCAACGTGACACTCTTGAAATGAAAATGGCCAATTCTTAGATCTGTTGGTCATATCACACAAAATTGTGCTCAGTACTTATCTCTTCACTGATAatatatgttttcttttaaGTAATTGCTCAGATTTACATGCTATGGTTTTATCTCTTTCACATTTACTCAAATGCTGATTGCCCAACTTTCTTTCATTCAGGTGGATTGTATAAACACATCGCATCCATGTTTTATAGGTGGGAAGAAAGCTTCTGAGCTTGCTATGCAAGAGTTGAAAGCACAACAGGTATCTTCTACAACATTGGTGAATGATAATTTTAGACATGATGAAGCAGTCCTGAATCCTGATCATGTGTTGGATTCATAGCAAATATATTGTCATGAACTTTCAGTTTCTTTAATCTTGCAGTcctatgttttatttttattacagaAGTCCCTTCATATTACCCAAAGTCAATTATGAATTTGAAATCTCGGTTTGATATGATCTGAGAGATCAGAAAAGGAAAATATACAGTGGtggctttattttttattgacagTCTATGGAGATTTCTGTTTAGTGTATTTTTCGTTCTTattttgagaaaggaaaaagTTATTGGGATTTGGTTCTTCATTCTCATTGAGAGAACTTTTTGTATGatctctgttgatgcacaaaaccggaggtcttggaccaacgtaaatccgaccgtgaatctgcaagtaatgtaaatgacacaagatgtatcatggttaaCCCCaaagtttgggctacgtccacactgattgtattatatttctctgagaagtgagggagagagagctctgagagtgagagctttgagagggatgAGGAGAGACCCCccctttgtgagggtgaggaggcccttttatagaataagggctcctcccctaattacatatttgccccttcctttattacataattacatttaagttccccgagtatttatacgaggtctaaatacgaggcactaaatatggtataaacaatctCTATCATCAAGTTCATATCAATAGATTTAGAGTGGTTGCATGCTATATTCCTTCTTTTAGGGTAACACAATTTATTCTTTATTGTCTTTGCACTATTATTCAACCCAATCATCATTAGATCTCATATAAAAGGGTTTGTCAATTATCTGGTTTACCTCAAAGTTGTTCTTGTATGTTTCATGGTGTTACGGATGTTGAAGGCCAGACATCTATAACTGTTCAGGCTAAGACAGTTATGAATGGAATTTTACCTTACCAAGTATGCTGTTCAGTTTTAGTTGACAATATTACAGGAGTGAAACTGGGTATTCCAAACAAAAAGAGAAGGGAAAGACAAAAGGTGGGGAAAATCCCCAGAACCAATAGGAGCGAAGATTTCATAGTCCAAGCAGGACAAAGTGCGGCCTCTAAGAAATTGGAGGTCCTCGCTTACTCTTTGGGGCCCTATGACCTGAATTTTTATGATCTTCCTTTAGCCTAGCTACTTTTTGGTGTTCAATTTCCATTAACCTAGCTAATGGGGCAAGTGTGATATTGGAAGGGGCTGAGGTTGTTGAACCTGGTAGAGACAAAAGCTGGGGCGACCACATAGTGCTAGAATGAAGAAAAGATCTGCTCCTCTTTAGTTTTTTAGCACAAGAAAATATGCCGTATTCTAGTTCCTTCTCTACCCTGAAATTTATCAGATTTGGATTGTTTGTGAAGAAAACTCTGGTTACGAGCAGTGTTTTCCTTTTAAATCAGTTTTCAAGTTGGCTAAAAGTTAATTTGCGAATCCAAGTTAATGGGGGTAAACTTAGATTTGTGAAAGCTAGTTTGGAGGGCCTTACTACTTTTGgctatcttttttctttcataGGATGCCTTCGATCTTAATATAGTTTTTTTGTTTGGCAGGGAAGTCGTCCTCAGCTGAATAAAGAGAATCCTGTATCTTCTGGTAAACTCATGTCTACTATATCCAAGCATTCTGCTACCTTCGGGATATTGAAACTGCTTGATTTTGTTAACATGTTTCTTGtgcgtatgtgtgtgtgtgtatgtgtatgtgaTGGTATGTATATCTATTAATCTGCCATTGCTAAGTTCAATGAATTTTGTTAACAGGTTCTACGAAGACTTGGGGTATTCCATCTGTATTTGGGAATAGGACATCAGCCGCACAGTCTGGTACACCTTTTGGTGAACAACGTCATTCAGAGTCAATGCCCTCCACAATCAATTTGAGAGAGGTACATCTGTGGTTCACAGAATTTTATTTCTTTACAACTTATTATCTACTTATTCATTTTAGAATTTAAATGTGACCCCTTTGTTTTTCCCTCTGTCCTCGCTGATTTCAGCCACCATCCATCTTAAGGCCAGTTGAAACAACAGAAAATGAAGCAGCGGAAATTATTGTAACCAAATTACTGTTGAAATCCTATTATGACATTGTCAGAAAGAACATTCAAGACCTAGTTCCAAAAGCTATAATGCACTTTCTGGTATacctattttcttctttttttcttttcaatatgttaataattataTTACGGTTACTATGAAGTACATTAACATGTATCGTTCTTACTGTGGCATAGGTCAACTCTACGataaaaaaccttcaaacgGGCTTTATTCAAAAACTGTACAGGTATGTGACGTATGCTGTTGGTTGAAAAGCGGGAATACAGTCCTTTTTCAGGCCATCATACGACATTTTTAGtctttattatgactatgtGAAAGACACGGACTGCATTTGTAACACAAATAAAAGCACTGCATTACCGGCATGACTTCTGTGAATTACTCGATATCCTGCATGAATGTGTTTCTGTTGGTTTTGCTGCATATTGTTGATTGGAACTTCGAGGGTGATTTGCTCACGCTAATTATGCAGAGAGAACCTGTTTGAAGAACTGCTGAAGGAGCATGATGAACTTGATTCAAAAAGAAAATGTGACCAAAAGTTGTACGAGGTTTTGAAGCAATCTCTTCAGGtagttttaaacttttaatgTTTGAGCAGTAAATGCCTGCTTTCCATGCCTTCTTTTTGCCTTGGTTCTATGTTTTTCATGGACCCAAAATTCACAAAGAAAGGCTCTTGGAAGCCTCATTGAGTAATCCCCTGTTGAGTTCTCTTAATTTGTATAGTTTTACTCCTAGGATTTCATAAATTGTAAGTTATTATGTAGAAATTCTTGTTGGTTTTCTTTTCCAATGAGTAAACTTGAACTGTTTGCTTGATCTAGACACTCGAGAAGGTCGAATTTGATGTTTCAACCCAAACTTAAAGTATTGGCACTGATTTTTCGGTTGGACCGTCAAGGATTCCGAGTACTTTGCCCCATCTGCACAAAACATCTGAGGTGAGCCAGTTCACGCACCATTCGTTTTCCATGCCATACACGACTAACACCACAGCTTGAAGATCAATTTGACGAGAAAATCAGGCATTGTCCACATGGGTTTGATATCAAATATACTAGTATTATGGTGGTCCATTAAGCGATTAGCATTAGTGATTACCAGGTTGTAGGCGTCCTCCTCCTGTATCATTTTTTTGCATATGGAATGAATAAGTTGTATGATGATTAAATAGTCGGTTCAAAATACAAGAGTTGTATGCGCAGGGAGTTTTGATCGGTGCTGCAAGAGTTTCGGTTTTAAAAACGTTTTTCTTTAACTAGTGAAAAATGGGTGTGAGTATATACTGTATATTTTGCAAGCAAGGTATACAAGATAACGAAACTATCTGATAACGCAGATGCGAGTTAGGCCACTCGGCCATGATAGTTTTGAGAAAGCCACAACAAGGGTTGGATCTTAAGCATCCAATGAGAATCCAAACgtataaaaagtacaaatttaTAATTTCAAATCGTCTTCCCGGCAGCTCATAATCTCCTATGCGTCCTTATGAAGTTTGTTGTGTTCAATGCCACCGCGTACGAGCATGCATAAACCCCAGCAGAGCTGATAGCTGCTGAGACTAATAGAATGGCCTTCCACTGCCTGCCTGAGACAAGAATTGCCAATGCAGCAAATGCAACAGCAACAGCAGTGAGGCCCTTTTGCCATGCTTGGAAAGCTTTGACAACGCCGCTGCAGATTTTGCAGTGAACCACGTGCCGGAAATACCGGTTGGCCAAGTTTGGAGCGTGCATGGATCCAATGCCTCCCTTTGCCGGGAAAGATGCAGAAGCGCCGGCTACAAGTCCGGCTGGTGCGTGTTCCACAACAGCCGGTTCTTTGGGCAACGAGATTGTGCTGTGTCCGAAATGGTAAGGCATTCCATGCCCTACTTTGTCCATCCATTTTCGGTATTCAGCCACCCAAGTATCTGAAGATTTCAGGTTAAGGTACAGCTCTTTGGTGGGTACTTTTTCCTTCATGAGTATCTCGTTCTGCGACGAAAGAAATCCCATATCTTGCTCGAAAACCTTGCCTGCATTCTGATGAAAGTACCATTTTGGAAACAGTTTCGCGACCGGGGACCTTTTTGTTCCACCAAATCTCACAATGAGCATAGACTTCCCTTGTCCAGTTGGTCTGCAAAGAAATAGACCCGAAAAGTAGTGTTTTTCCCCAGTTTTTTCATCAACAATTTCCCTGTTGTTTTGAAGAGAACATGGTGCCTCAAACCTCAAGAAGCTTTTTGCCGATGGATCAGTTGCCTTGCCCCACCAGCCTGCGAATCCTCGATCAGTTCGTTCAGTGACCTCAAAACGCAATGGTTGAGCGTCTTCCCTTTTCGCACTCCAATCCGTCCTGTCATGTGAGATTGGAACATGGGCAGGATCCATGAGATTCTCCAGAAGTATGGAGTGATCATAAGGGAGCTCATGAGTCGTGGAAGTGTCTTGAAACCCCGGCCGAGCGAAGTTCTCAAACCATGGAATCTTAGCCGGGTTTGGTGGTGTCTTGTGAGACATCCAAACCCACACAACCCCTTGTGAGTCCCTCACCTCGTATGTTTTTGCGCAAGCTGATTTCGGAATTTTCGCATCTGTTGGAAGCTGtagtacaaaaacataattAGGCATTCAACATAGTTAACAGACACTGATTCAAGAGTCTCTATCACTACGAAGGTATCCCAGATAATCACGAATTGCCatgttcttttattttctcaaaaaaacaGTGCGTAATTAGCTCGAGATACTATCAGATTCACAGTAGCATCTCGTCCTTGTTAGTGCGTGAACAAAAGGCGAGAGACACAGACCTGAGGAATCTTTACACATTTTCCTTGGCCTTCAAATTGCCAACCATGATACAAACATTCCAACCTTCCATCAATCAGCTGCCCTTCCGATAGTTTCGCCAACCTAGCTAAGAGTGGATTGTCATGATTCACAAGTCATGACTAGTTAGTAAGATATTACAACGCTAACGACTTTTAaacatttaaattaaaaaacgtTACAACATAAACATGCACACTAGCTCTCCGAACTTTAATTAGTAAGTTAATACAACACTAACAACTATTTTGGACTCTAAATTAGCCACTTGAACTTCAAATATCTAGAAGAATCTAGAATCAAAAGACACAGTTACCTGTGGGGGCAGCGATCCTGGTAGCACTGGAGCTCTCCATTGCCGTCCCTATAGAGCACAAGCTGCTTATCAAACACCGTGAGACCCAGAGGAGCATCTTCCGGAATGTCCTGGGTGAGGTACAGAGGGTACCATTCCTCCGTCCAATCATAATCCGCCGCTACCCTCTCTCCCCTCCTCTCCGCCTCGGTGGTTGGACCCACCAGTACCTTGTGATCCTCCTGATCCTCATCAAGTGGCGGAGAAGCGGCAG
Above is a window of Malus sylvestris chromosome 15, drMalSylv7.2, whole genome shotgun sequence DNA encoding:
- the LOC126605638 gene encoding protein TIC 55, chloroplastic-like, with the protein product MALFHPLFSHSTSPHLPQTPKKPQPLKLLLSLSPPTHPRPFIPSRKMSFSSIKCAAVADTKPPPAASPPLDEDQEDHKVLVGPTTEAERRGERVAADYDWTEEWYPLYLTQDIPEDAPLGLTVFDKQLVLYRDGNGELQCYQDRCPHRLAKLSEGQLIDGRLECLYHGWQFEGQGKCVKIPQLPTDAKIPKSACAKTYEVRDSQGVVWVWMSHKTPPNPAKIPWFENFARPGFQDTSTTHELPYDHSILLENLMDPAHVPISHDRTDWSAKREDAQPLRFEVTERTDRGFAGWWGKATDPSAKSFLRFEAPCSLQNNREIVDEKTGEKHYFSGLFLCRPTGQGKSMLIVRFGGTKRSPVAKLFPKWYFHQNAGKVFEQDMGFLSSQNEILMKEKVPTKELYLNLKSSDTWVAEYRKWMDKVGHGMPYHFGHSTISLPKEPAVVEHAPAGLVAGASASFPAKGGIGSMHAPNLANRYFRHVVHCKICSGVVKAFQAWQKGLTAVAVAFAALAILVSGRQWKAILLVSAAISSAGVYACSYAVALNTTNFIRTHRRL